CTGCCGCACCTCTTTTTTCACAAAGGGCGCGTTGGCGTCAAACAGCTCCGGCGAGGTGTAGTACTGGCCTCCCAGGTTTATCCACAGCTGCACCGACGGCAGTTTGCTCCTCACCACCGACATCCCCTTGTCCTGCACGTCCTTCTGCAAGCTCCTGGGCACGCCCGCGATTTGCGCCTCCCCCGACAGTATGGCCGCCATCCTGGTCAGGTCCTCCGGCATCCACCTGAACTGCAGCTCTTTGTACTCCGGCGTCTTCCGCCAGTGGTTATCCACCCTTTTGTACAGGACGTGCTGGTTCACTACCCGCTCCACAAACTGGAACGGCTCCGTCCCTACCACCGCCTTGGAATACAGGTCCTTCCCGCCCGAGTCCCACCTGGCCTTGCTCTCCATCACCAGGTCTTGCGTTATCGAAATCGTGTCGAAGAATTCCGGCGCCACCACTCCCAGGTGTATCGCCACCTGGTTGTCGTTGACAATCTCAATCTTCTGCGACACCTTGCTGCCCGCCGACTCTATAGTTTCCTGCGCCCCAATCCCCATCCAGCCCCGCCACGTCCCCGCGCTGCTCTGTATCGACTCCGGCTGCGTCAGCAGGAAGACAGCATTCCGCACGTCCTTGGCCCCAAAGGTCCCCCACGCCGGCTCGTGGAACTTTATCCCCTGCCGGAGGTTTATCGTCCAGCTCTTCCCGTCCGGGGACGTCTCCCACTTCTCCGCCAGCTCCGGTATGTACTCCCCTGTATTCCTGTTGCTGCCGACTAGAAACTCCAGCGCCGGCATCTTATCGATTTGGCTGGTGCGCCCTTGCATCCAGGTTAAATTCGTGTCGTAACCCGTCGGCGCAGCCGCTATCACCAGTCTGTTTAGTTCCACCTTCGCCGCCTGGGTAGGCGTGCGTGTCGCCGTGGCTTGCGCCGTCGCTGTCACGCCGGGCGCCGACGTGCCCGTCGGCGTCTCATCCTCCCCGCACGCCAGGATAAACGCGACTGCG
The SAR202 cluster bacterium genome window above contains:
- a CDS encoding ABC transporter substrate-binding protein is translated as MAYRAASKVFKAHLLLVMIVAAVAFILACGEDETPTGTSAPGVTATAQATATRTPTQAAKVELNRLVIAAAPTGYDTNLTWMQGRTSQIDKMPALEFLVGSNRNTGEYIPELAEKWETSPDGKSWTINLRQGIKFHEPAWGTFGAKDVRNAVFLLTQPESIQSSAGTWRGWMGIGAQETIESAGSKVSQKIEIVNDNQVAIHLGVVAPEFFDTISITQDLVMESKARWDSGGKDLYSKAVVGTEPFQFVERVVNQHVLYKRVDNHWRKTPEYKELQFRWMPEDLTRMAAILSGEAQIAGVPRSLQKDVQDKGMSVVRSKLPSVQLWINLGGQYYTSPELFDANAPFVKKEVRQAMSMAINRKEISDNLLQGRTDPLRVVGYHTQLDGVVWPGVYNSEWDGKFEGSYGYNPTKAKELLTQAGYPNGFEFTQYIYRNVQLPELKDISESISNQWKAIGLKPTIKEVEFAEVRDKYRKREMKGAAWAQSGGRILVIDYLKIYNKTANSVAHVYEDAYIDERLTRLDSVIDKSERSKLLKEIGEHKFAQFAEIPMYWLFTEVAVNPKVIGNYSFTGTVTGIYSHLEFIELAAK